Proteins encoded within one genomic window of Halodesulfurarchaeum formicicum:
- a CDS encoding SDR family oxidoreductase produces MSESTRLDGETAIVTGANAGIGAESATQLAAAGAEVVLAARREDRLEAVAADIRSAGGTAMVAPTDVTDEQAVAALVETTVEKFGSVDIVVNNAGVGRGDSVAEMETEAYRQMMDVNVDGVFFLTRAALPHLIESEGNLIYIGSFAGQYPRPSNPVYAATKWWVRGFAKSVMAQVGEEGLAVSIINPSEVRTEFGSEDGQPFQERFEPGSVSEPAEVAEAVCYAASQDHSTAAEIDLFRRDKFAAFEKKR; encoded by the coding sequence ATGAGCGAGTCAACTCGCCTCGATGGAGAAACGGCGATCGTCACCGGTGCCAATGCAGGTATCGGAGCCGAAAGCGCGACCCAGCTGGCCGCGGCCGGGGCCGAGGTAGTCCTCGCTGCGAGACGCGAGGACCGCCTCGAAGCGGTTGCGGCGGACATCCGGTCGGCCGGCGGCACTGCGATGGTCGCTCCGACGGACGTAACCGACGAGCAGGCAGTCGCGGCACTGGTCGAGACCACTGTCGAGAAGTTCGGTAGCGTCGACATAGTGGTAAACAACGCAGGCGTCGGCCGCGGGGACAGCGTCGCCGAGATGGAGACGGAAGCCTATCGCCAGATGATGGACGTCAACGTCGATGGCGTCTTCTTCCTCACCCGAGCGGCCCTCCCACACCTGATCGAGAGCGAGGGGAATCTCATCTATATCGGCAGTTTCGCCGGGCAGTATCCACGACCGTCCAATCCCGTCTACGCCGCCACGAAGTGGTGGGTTCGGGGGTTCGCGAAAAGTGTCATGGCTCAGGTGGGCGAGGAGGGTCTGGCCGTGTCGATCATCAACCCCTCCGAGGTCCGGACCGAGTTCGGGAGCGAGGACGGGCAACCATTCCAGGAGCGGTTCGAGCCAGGATCGGTGAGCGAACCCGCCGAGGTCGCCGAGGCCGTCTGCTATGCCGCAAGCCAGGACCACTCAACCGCCGCCGAGATCGACCTGTTCCGGCGGGATAAGTTCGCGGCCTTCGAGAAGAAGCGCTAA
- a CDS encoding ABC transporter ATP-binding protein — protein MATLELDNVHATVTDEDEEILSGVDLEVSSNEIHALMGPNGSGKSTTAKVIAGHPAYTVTEGDIRLHLEDGDFADVEIPEDKRTWSLLDLEPHERAALGIYLGFQYPVEIEGVTLSNFLRTALNAKLEEREELLFGAEEGDEEEGFESSPREGPEDEGPVSVEDFHNILEEKMDLLDMDASFARRYLNVGFSGGEKKQNEVLQAAILEPVVAVLDEIDSGLDIDRLQDVSDGINALRDEQGTGVLQITHYQRILDYVEPDRVHIMLDGEIVMEGDADLAKDLEAEGYDWVRDQVYEAA, from the coding sequence ATGGCGACACTCGAACTCGACAACGTTCACGCGACTGTGACTGACGAGGACGAAGAGATCCTCTCCGGCGTCGATCTCGAGGTCTCGTCGAACGAGATCCACGCGCTCATGGGCCCGAACGGGAGCGGGAAGTCCACGACCGCGAAAGTCATCGCTGGGCACCCGGCGTATACGGTGACCGAGGGTGACATTCGGCTGCACCTGGAGGACGGCGACTTCGCGGACGTGGAGATCCCCGAAGACAAGCGAACCTGGAGCCTGCTCGATCTTGAGCCCCACGAGCGAGCGGCCCTGGGTATCTATCTGGGCTTCCAGTACCCGGTCGAGATCGAGGGCGTAACCCTCTCGAACTTCCTCCGGACCGCGCTCAACGCGAAACTCGAGGAGCGGGAGGAACTGCTCTTCGGCGCGGAGGAGGGCGACGAGGAAGAGGGATTCGAATCGAGCCCGCGAGAGGGTCCCGAGGACGAGGGCCCAGTAAGCGTCGAAGACTTCCACAACATCCTGGAGGAGAAGATGGACCTGCTCGACATGGACGCCTCCTTCGCCCGACGGTACCTCAACGTCGGCTTCTCCGGCGGGGAGAAAAAGCAAAACGAGGTCCTCCAGGCGGCCATCCTCGAACCGGTCGTGGCGGTCCTGGACGAGATCGACTCCGGGCTGGACATCGACCGCCTCCAGGACGTCTCGGATGGCATCAACGCCCTCCGGGACGAACAGGGCACCGGGGTCCTCCAGATCACCCACTACCAGCGGATTCTGGATTACGTCGAACCCGACCGCGTCCACATCATGCTCGACGGGGAAATCGTCATGGAGGGCGATGCGGACCTCGCGAAGGACCTGGAGGCAGAGGGCTATGACTGGGTCCGTGACCAGGTCTACGAGGCGGCCTGA
- a CDS encoding PAS domain-containing protein, with product MTTAEREPEFFRDLLDSVVQLSPDLIYFKNADHELVYVGQTYADLFGTSREALVGKTARDLWPEAEAESVLADERRVLDGDPVIDRERQVTHPDGTEHWYSIHKLPRYDQGRVVGFVAIDREITARKRREREWRRMKRAVDSSGHAIYITDPAATIEYVNPAFEQITGFSAEVAVGSTPRILRSGEMDEAYYEQMWETILDGEVWEETVVNKRQSGEQYHAHQTIAPISTDGEIEAFVAIQTDITDRVQLEERLSVLNRILRHDIRSAVSVIRGNADLAMESTRKPDTALETIRSEAERLHRLGENARYVERVLSDRHRPTETVQLQELVPARAMRCRQEFPHSSISYDVPDTAVVSASSDIREALSELCSNAILHSDHEDPTVEITVEEGENWVAIRVADDGPGIPADEVAPLERGGESALEHTSGLGLWVVYWIVQESGGHLAFAENDPRGTVVTLRLPAADGLD from the coding sequence ATGACCACGGCCGAACGTGAACCCGAATTCTTCCGGGATCTATTGGACTCCGTGGTCCAGCTGTCGCCCGATCTCATCTACTTCAAAAACGCCGATCACGAGCTCGTTTACGTCGGGCAGACCTACGCCGATCTCTTCGGTACGAGTCGGGAGGCACTGGTGGGCAAGACCGCCCGGGATCTCTGGCCGGAGGCGGAAGCCGAATCAGTCCTCGCTGACGAGCGGCGTGTGCTGGATGGCGATCCGGTGATCGATCGTGAGCGACAGGTCACCCACCCCGACGGGACCGAACACTGGTACTCGATCCACAAGCTCCCGCGATACGACCAGGGACGGGTCGTCGGGTTCGTCGCCATCGACCGCGAGATCACGGCCCGAAAACGCCGCGAACGGGAGTGGCGGCGCATGAAACGGGCAGTCGACTCTTCCGGTCATGCCATCTACATCACCGACCCAGCTGCCACTATCGAGTACGTCAATCCGGCTTTCGAACAGATTACCGGCTTCTCGGCGGAGGTGGCGGTCGGCTCCACGCCTCGAATTTTGCGCTCCGGCGAGATGGACGAGGCGTACTACGAGCAGATGTGGGAGACGATCCTCGACGGGGAAGTCTGGGAGGAGACCGTCGTGAACAAACGCCAAAGTGGCGAGCAGTATCACGCCCATCAGACCATCGCGCCGATCAGCACCGACGGGGAGATCGAAGCGTTCGTCGCCATCCAGACGGACATCACGGACCGCGTGCAACTCGAAGAGCGCCTCTCCGTGCTCAATCGGATTCTTCGTCACGACATCCGCTCCGCGGTGAGTGTCATTCGGGGGAACGCCGACCTGGCGATGGAAAGTACCCGGAAGCCCGACACGGCCCTCGAGACGATCCGCTCGGAGGCCGAACGCCTGCATCGACTCGGGGAGAACGCCCGGTATGTCGAGCGAGTCCTCTCCGATAGGCACCGGCCGACCGAGACGGTCCAGTTACAGGAACTCGTTCCGGCCCGGGCAATGCGGTGTCGCCAGGAGTTCCCCCATTCTTCGATCTCCTATGACGTGCCCGACACGGCCGTGGTTTCGGCTTCGAGTGACATTCGTGAGGCACTGAGCGAACTCTGCTCGAACGCCATCTTGCACTCCGATCACGAGGACCCAACAGTCGAGATCACCGTCGAGGAAGGGGAGAACTGGGTCGCCATTCGGGTCGCCGATGACGGCCCAGGGATTCCCGCGGACGAAGTCGCACCCCTCGAACGCGGCGGCGAGTCGGCCCTCGAACATACGAGCGGACTCGGGCTCTGGGTCGTTTACTGGATCGTTCAGGAGTCCGGGGGCCATCTTGCCTTCGCGGAGAACGATCCTCGTGGCACGGTCGTCACGCTCAGGCTTCCGGCCGCAGACGGTTTGGACTGA
- a CDS encoding VOC family protein translates to MDAIAMDHVNLRIPAAGRDRAVEFYGEKLGFEIELEDAFDAGDRPFFAVRLTPQSVLHLWPDPEFEPPQKQNFDHVAIHLDASIEAIREDLAAAGVESVDDREVFGAMGTARSVYVRDPFGYLVELKARHNSVSDR, encoded by the coding sequence ATGGACGCCATCGCGATGGACCACGTCAACCTGCGAATTCCGGCCGCGGGGCGAGACCGCGCCGTCGAGTTCTACGGGGAGAAGCTCGGCTTCGAAATCGAACTCGAAGACGCCTTCGACGCGGGAGACCGGCCGTTTTTCGCAGTCCGATTGACTCCACAGTCAGTGCTCCACCTCTGGCCCGACCCCGAGTTCGAGCCACCGCAGAAACAGAACTTTGACCACGTGGCCATCCATCTGGACGCCTCGATCGAAGCGATCCGCGAGGACCTGGCTGCGGCTGGCGTCGAAAGCGTCGACGACCGGGAGGTCTTCGGTGCCATGGGCACGGCCCGCTCGGTGTACGTTCGGGATCCGTTTGGCTATCTCGTGGAGCTCAAAGCCCGGCATAACTCCGTTTCGGATCGATAG